Proteins encoded within one genomic window of Synechococcales cyanobacterium T60_A2020_003:
- a CDS encoding muconolactone Delta-isomerase family protein has translation MLYLLDFRVEYPAAMTPKELFSTWAREADAALQAKQDGVVVDLWKCVGSWRVVAVVDVDSPDILDQILLDLPIMQEHG, from the coding sequence ATGTTGTACTTACTGGATTTCCGGGTTGAGTATCCGGCGGCAATGACCCCAAAGGAACTGTTCTCGACTTGGGCGCGAGAAGCCGATGCTGCATTGCAGGCCAAGCAGGACGGAGTGGTGGTTGATCTGTGGAAGTGTGTGGGCAGTTGGCGGGTCGTTGCTGTGGTGGATGTGGATAGTCCGGATATACTGGATCAAATTTTGCTGGATCTGCCGATCATGCAGGAGCATGGGTAG
- a CDS encoding amidophosphoribosyltransferase, whose amino-acid sequence MMPSSPDHSSTSADFPSHPVCASVDGDRPDKPEEACGVFGVYAPEEEVAKLTYFGLYALQHRGQESAGIATFDGKTVHLHKEMGLVSQVFNPEILEGLPGSHAVGHTRYSTTGSSRVVNAQPAVVETRLGPLALAHNGNLVNTAELRDALLQSNFNLVTTTDSEMIALAIAEEVNAGKDWLEGTIAALKRCKGAFSLTIATPEGVMGVRDPNGIRPLVIGKLEDEDTQQTRYVFSSETCGLDIIYAEYVRDVNPGELVWIDDNDLSSVQWASPARKLCIFEMIYFARPDSIMHDESLYSYRLRIGKQLALEAPADVDLVMGVPDSGIPAAIGFSEASGIRFAEGLIKNRYVGRTFIQPTQHMREAGIRMKLNPLRDVLNGKRILIVDDSIVRGNTSRKLVNALRDAGAVEVHMRISSPPVTHPCFYGIDTDTQDQLIAATHSVEEIAAQLGVDSLAYLSWKGMLEATQVDTNGFCSACFTGDYPIPLSESVRRSKLMLEKLPTIPAPI is encoded by the coding sequence ATGATGCCAAGTTCTCCTGACCACTCGTCTACGTCTGCTGATTTCCCTTCTCACCCGGTCTGTGCGTCGGTGGACGGCGATCGCCCGGATAAACCAGAAGAAGCCTGCGGTGTGTTTGGCGTCTATGCGCCGGAGGAGGAGGTCGCCAAGTTAACCTACTTTGGTCTTTACGCACTCCAGCATCGGGGACAAGAATCCGCCGGAATCGCTACGTTTGACGGTAAAACTGTGCATCTCCATAAAGAGATGGGGCTGGTCTCCCAAGTCTTCAACCCTGAAATCTTAGAAGGACTGCCCGGTTCCCATGCGGTCGGCCACACCCGCTATTCCACAACGGGATCGAGCCGGGTGGTGAATGCTCAGCCTGCCGTAGTTGAAACCCGGTTGGGGCCTCTGGCCTTGGCTCATAATGGCAACTTGGTGAACACGGCAGAACTGCGGGATGCCCTGCTTCAGTCCAACTTCAATCTAGTGACCACCACAGACTCGGAAATGATTGCCCTGGCGATCGCCGAAGAGGTGAATGCGGGTAAAGACTGGCTAGAAGGAACCATAGCGGCATTGAAACGCTGCAAGGGAGCCTTTAGTTTAACCATTGCCACTCCCGAAGGAGTAATGGGTGTTCGCGATCCCAATGGCATTCGTCCGCTCGTGATCGGCAAGCTCGAAGATGAAGATACCCAGCAAACTCGCTACGTGTTCTCCTCGGAAACCTGCGGGTTAGACATTATCTACGCCGAATATGTGCGTGATGTGAATCCAGGTGAGCTCGTCTGGATCGATGATAACGATTTATCGTCAGTGCAATGGGCATCTCCTGCGCGGAAACTGTGCATTTTTGAAATGATTTACTTTGCCCGTCCCGATAGCATCATGCATGACGAAAGTTTATACAGCTATCGATTACGCATTGGCAAGCAGCTTGCATTGGAAGCCCCAGCAGACGTAGATCTGGTCATGGGCGTTCCGGATTCCGGAATTCCGGCAGCAATCGGTTTTTCAGAGGCATCGGGAATTCGCTTTGCGGAGGGGCTAATCAAGAATCGTTACGTGGGTCGTACCTTTATTCAGCCCACCCAGCATATGCGCGAAGCGGGCATCCGCATGAAGCTCAATCCGCTGAGAGATGTCCTCAACGGCAAACGCATTTTAATCGTGGATGACTCGATTGTCCGGGGCAATACTAGCCGGAAATTGGTAAATGCACTTCGGGATGCTGGGGCAGTGGAAGTTCACATGCGGATTTCATCGCCGCCAGTGACTCACCCTTGCTTCTACGGCATTGATACCGATACCCAGGATCAGCTCATTGCCGCCACCCATTCTGTGGAGGAAATTGCGGCTCAGCTTGGCGTAGATTCCTTGGCCTATCTAAGCTGGAAAGGCATGCTAGAAGCGACACAAGTGGACACTAACGGCTTCTGCTCCGCCTGCTTTACAGGAGATTACCCCATTCCCCTATCGGAATCGGTACGTCGCTCCAAACTCATGCTGGAGAAGCTACCCACGATTCCAGCCCCGATCTAA